Proteins encoded by one window of Nocardioides euryhalodurans:
- a CDS encoding nitrite/sulfite reductase, with protein MSDLRYTAKPATRTEIPRPKRGEGQWALGYTEPLNKNEQSKKDDDPLNVQARIQHIYSKRGFASIDPADLRGRFRWLGLYTQRAPGFDGGKTAMLEEEELDDSYFMMRVRSDGQLLSPDAVRTLGTVGREFARDTADVTDRENVQFHWIRIEDVPEIWERLEAVGLSTLEACGDSPRPFLGSPVAGVAADEIIDGSEALDEIKRRVLGNPAYSNLPRKFKTALTGHPSHDVSPETNDVAFVGTVHPDHGPGFDLWVGGGLSTNPMLAQKLGVWIPLEEVADAWEGVAGIFRDYGYRRLRSRARLKFLVADWGADTFREVLENEYLGRALVRCESPRSPVGHRDHIGVHEQQDGKRYVGLAPTAGRVSGTLLVQLADLMDEYSVAGARLTPYQKIVLIGVDADAVEPLLDRLDEIGLSGRPSNWRRNTMACTGIEFCKLAIVDTKDRARDLVAELDRRFPDLDVPITVNVNGCPNACARTQVADIGLKGQLVMSDGEQVEGFQVHLGGATGLLANFGRKLRAHKVTSAGLDDYVTVVVTNYLADRTEGESFVEWVQRADEELLRGERTPAVAAS; from the coding sequence ATGTCGGACCTCCGCTACACCGCGAAGCCCGCGACCCGCACCGAGATCCCGCGACCCAAGCGCGGTGAGGGCCAGTGGGCGCTCGGCTACACCGAGCCGCTGAACAAGAACGAGCAGTCCAAGAAGGACGACGACCCGCTCAACGTCCAGGCCCGGATCCAGCACATCTACTCCAAGCGGGGTTTCGCCTCCATCGATCCGGCCGACCTGCGCGGCCGGTTCCGCTGGCTCGGCCTCTACACGCAGCGTGCCCCGGGCTTCGACGGTGGCAAGACCGCGATGCTCGAGGAGGAGGAGCTCGACGACTCCTACTTCATGATGCGGGTCCGCTCCGACGGGCAGCTGCTCTCCCCCGACGCCGTCCGCACGCTCGGCACCGTCGGCCGGGAGTTCGCCCGCGACACCGCCGACGTCACGGACCGCGAGAACGTCCAGTTCCACTGGATCCGGATCGAGGACGTCCCCGAGATCTGGGAACGGCTCGAGGCGGTCGGGCTGAGCACCCTCGAGGCGTGCGGTGACTCGCCGCGGCCCTTCCTCGGCTCCCCCGTGGCCGGGGTCGCGGCCGACGAGATCATCGACGGCTCCGAGGCGCTCGACGAGATCAAGCGGCGGGTGCTCGGCAACCCGGCGTACTCCAACCTGCCGCGGAAGTTCAAGACCGCCCTGACCGGCCACCCGAGCCACGACGTCTCCCCCGAGACCAACGACGTCGCCTTCGTCGGCACCGTCCACCCCGACCACGGCCCGGGCTTCGACCTGTGGGTCGGCGGCGGGCTGTCCACCAACCCGATGCTCGCCCAGAAGCTCGGTGTCTGGATCCCGCTCGAGGAGGTGGCCGACGCCTGGGAGGGCGTGGCCGGGATCTTCCGCGACTACGGCTACCGGCGGCTGCGCTCCCGCGCGCGCCTGAAGTTCCTCGTCGCCGACTGGGGCGCCGACACCTTCCGCGAGGTGCTCGAGAACGAGTACCTCGGTCGCGCCCTGGTGCGCTGCGAGTCGCCCCGGTCACCGGTCGGCCACCGCGACCACATCGGCGTCCACGAGCAGCAGGACGGCAAGCGGTACGTCGGCCTCGCGCCGACTGCGGGGAGGGTGTCCGGCACCCTGCTGGTGCAGCTCGCCGACCTGATGGACGAGTACTCCGTCGCCGGCGCGCGCCTGACGCCGTACCAGAAGATCGTGCTGATCGGCGTCGACGCAGACGCCGTGGAGCCGCTGCTCGACAGGCTCGACGAGATCGGGCTGTCCGGCCGTCCCTCCAACTGGCGCCGCAACACCATGGCCTGCACCGGCATCGAGTTCTGCAAGCTGGCCATCGTCGACACCAAGGACCGTGCCCGCGACCTGGTCGCCGAGCTCGACCGCCGCTTCCCCGACCTCGACGTCCCGATCACCGTGAACGTCAACGGCTGCCCCAACGCGTGCGCCCGGACCCAGGTCGCCGACATCGGGCTCAAGGGCCAGCTGGTGATGTCCGACGGCGAGCAGGTCGAGGGCTTCCAGGTCCACCTGGGCGGCGCGACCGGGCTGCTGGCCAACTTCGGCCGCAAGCTCCGTGCCCACAAGGTCACCAGCGC